A single Pseudodesulfovibrio aespoeensis Aspo-2 DNA region contains:
- a CDS encoding [FeFe] hydrogenase, group A — MRLIEGVMYQTNAPKGVDPDNIYFVQVDATKCEACGECEAVCATGAIQPINDDGIRAVVDPAACINCGQCLTHCPYGAIYEGVSYVDEIFEKLKDPNTIVVSMPAPAVRYGLGECFGAPTGTYVGGQMHAALRQLGFNYIWDNEFTADVTIMEEGTELIQRVQEQGKKNARPLPQFTSCCPGWVKFAETFYPDLMPNLSSCKSPIGMLGPLAKTYGAHETHTEAKNIYTVSIMPCVAKKYEGLRPELADSGFRDIDATINTRELAYMIKTAGINFNSLPSQQPDPILGDSTGAATIFGNSGGVMEAALRLAYEVLSGKKLADPNILVVRTHEGIKTADVAVPGFGTVKVAVASGLKNAAKLCDEVRAGKSPYHFIEIMTCPGGCVNGGGQPIDPEVRASLFRSTVARINNRFRARTVGA, encoded by the coding sequence ATGAGACTGATTGAAGGCGTCATGTACCAGACCAACGCACCCAAAGGGGTCGACCCGGACAATATCTATTTTGTCCAGGTTGATGCCACCAAGTGCGAGGCGTGCGGCGAATGTGAGGCGGTCTGCGCCACCGGAGCGATTCAGCCCATAAACGACGACGGCATTCGGGCCGTGGTCGATCCGGCGGCCTGCATCAACTGCGGTCAATGTCTGACTCATTGTCCCTACGGGGCCATCTACGAGGGCGTGTCCTACGTGGATGAGATCTTTGAGAAACTCAAGGACCCCAACACCATCGTGGTCTCCATGCCCGCGCCTGCGGTGCGTTACGGTCTGGGCGAATGCTTTGGCGCCCCCACCGGCACTTATGTGGGCGGACAGATGCACGCGGCCCTGCGCCAGCTCGGCTTCAACTACATCTGGGACAACGAGTTCACCGCTGATGTGACCATCATGGAAGAAGGCACCGAGCTGATCCAGCGCGTGCAGGAGCAGGGCAAGAAAAACGCCCGCCCCCTGCCGCAGTTCACCTCCTGCTGCCCTGGTTGGGTCAAATTCGCCGAGACCTTCTACCCGGACCTCATGCCGAACCTGTCGAGCTGCAAATCGCCCATCGGGATGCTCGGCCCCTTGGCCAAGACCTACGGCGCGCACGAGACGCACACCGAGGCCAAGAATATCTACACGGTCTCGATCATGCCCTGCGTCGCCAAGAAGTATGAAGGGTTGCGTCCGGAGCTGGCCGACAGCGGATTCCGCGACATCGACGCCACCATCAACACCCGCGAGCTGGCCTACATGATCAAGACCGCAGGCATCAACTTCAACAGCCTGCCCTCGCAGCAGCCCGATCCGATCCTGGGCGACTCCACGGGCGCGGCCACCATCTTCGGCAACAGCGGCGGCGTCATGGAGGCAGCTCTTCGGCTTGCCTACGAAGTGCTCTCCGGCAAGAAGCTGGCCGATCCGAACATCCTGGTGGTGCGCACTCACGAGGGCATCAAAACTGCGGATGTTGCGGTTCCCGGCTTCGGCACGGTCAAGGTGGCGGTGGCCAGCGGGCTCAAGAACGCAGCCAAGCTGTGCGACGAGGTACGGGCGGGCAAGTCCCCCTACCATTTCATCGAGATCATGACCTGCCCCGGCGGTTGCGTGAACGGCGGCGGGCAGCCCATTGATCCCGAGGTAAGGGCATCCCTGTTCAGGAGCACCGTCGCCCGCATCAACAATCGCTTCCGGGCACGCACCGTTGGCGCGTAA
- the dapF gene encoding diaminopimelate epimerase, whose translation MNIFGESVPFHKMQGCGNDFVVIDNRVARVPATVMADWAKKICARAFGVCADGLFFLEDPDEPGLDYRWHFYNSDGSRAEMCGNASRCAGKLAHALGLAPAEHVFGTDAGPIRAKVLLDGPDAGRVKVQLTPPKGLETNISLDVDNTPMTVHFADTGVPHAVVLVDDVAAVNVRELGRSLRFHPRFAPAGTNVNFAQVKDRSTMLLRTFERGVEDETYACGTGACATQLVANALGLTDPRADLTTTGGEILTVFLENNTIFLQGAAELTFKGELYLHPLGLTR comes from the coding sequence ATGAACATATTCGGCGAGAGCGTCCCCTTCCACAAGATGCAGGGATGCGGCAACGACTTCGTGGTCATCGACAATCGCGTGGCCCGCGTGCCCGCCACAGTCATGGCCGACTGGGCCAAAAAGATCTGCGCCCGCGCCTTCGGCGTCTGCGCCGATGGCCTGTTCTTCCTGGAGGACCCCGACGAGCCGGGCCTCGACTACCGCTGGCACTTCTACAACTCCGACGGCTCACGGGCCGAGATGTGCGGCAATGCCTCGCGCTGCGCAGGCAAGCTCGCCCATGCCCTGGGACTGGCCCCGGCAGAACACGTCTTCGGCACCGACGCAGGCCCCATCCGGGCCAAAGTGCTGCTCGACGGCCCGGACGCCGGACGGGTCAAGGTCCAGCTCACCCCGCCCAAGGGACTCGAAACCAACATCAGCCTCGACGTGGACAACACCCCCATGACCGTGCATTTCGCCGACACCGGGGTGCCCCACGCCGTGGTCCTGGTGGACGACGTGGCCGCGGTCAACGTTAGGGAACTGGGCCGCTCGCTGCGCTTCCACCCCCGCTTCGCCCCAGCCGGGACCAACGTCAACTTCGCCCAGGTCAAGGACCGCTCCACCATGCTCCTGCGCACCTTTGAGCGCGGCGTGGAAGACGAAACCTACGCCTGCGGCACCGGAGCCTGCGCCACCCAACTGGTCGCCAACGCCCTGGGCCTGACCGACCCACGAGCCGACCTCACCACCACCGGCGGCGAAATTCTCACCGTGTTCCTCGAAAACAACACCATCTTCCTCCAGGGCGCGGCAGAACTCACCTTCAAAGGCGAGCTCTACCTGCACCCCCTCGGACTGACCCGATAA
- a CDS encoding APC family permease codes for MNQRKTGTLPLCCMMIGAVLGSGIVILPPLAIEVAGPWALPAWGLTAVFGVAFAYVFARAGTLFPGEGGAADAVERAFGPGVRNLAACTLCGAALFGPAAVMLTIIDYLPPAIQPGSPLVRGMAAGGVQVACALLLTTGLRTMSRVGTLLAVTATILLLSGSIVTLALHAGPESAHLVTTLPPIDPPAMGYTLLLLFWAVVGWEVVGNYGAEVADPRRTVPRAAVMAAIVVGLVSLAVAAGLQYGTFPPEAGHGVAGLLHPLFGPFAPWIMSGLVMALCVTTYLLIVGAVARLVAHLARDRALPAVLDTRNQHGVPHVVIGLYTLAHLALIALVSLGALDVAGIVTIADGFFLANALLGTMAAARLFTTPLPRTVAGLLALAVFAVLTRSAWPVLTAIVCLGLITTVRARQTAKRPAPSQAGQAPS; via the coding sequence ATGAATCAACGGAAAACCGGAACGCTCCCCCTGTGCTGCATGATGATCGGCGCGGTGCTCGGATCAGGCATCGTCATCCTCCCGCCCCTGGCCATCGAGGTCGCCGGGCCGTGGGCGCTCCCGGCCTGGGGGCTGACCGCCGTCTTTGGGGTGGCCTTTGCCTATGTCTTTGCCAGGGCGGGTACGCTCTTTCCCGGCGAGGGCGGTGCAGCCGACGCCGTGGAGCGCGCCTTTGGGCCCGGCGTGCGCAACCTCGCCGCCTGCACCCTGTGCGGGGCCGCCCTGTTCGGCCCGGCAGCGGTCATGCTGACCATCATCGACTACCTGCCCCCGGCCATCCAGCCCGGCTCGCCCCTGGTCCGGGGCATGGCCGCCGGGGGCGTGCAGGTCGCCTGCGCCCTGCTGCTCACCACCGGCCTGCGGACCATGAGCCGGGTGGGCACGCTCCTGGCTGTCACGGCCACTATCCTGCTGCTGAGCGGATCAATCGTCACCCTCGCCCTGCACGCCGGGCCAGAAAGCGCACACCTGGTCACGACCCTGCCGCCCATAGACCCTCCGGCCATGGGCTACACCCTGCTCCTGCTCTTCTGGGCCGTGGTCGGCTGGGAGGTGGTGGGCAACTACGGGGCCGAGGTGGCCGACCCGCGCCGCACTGTGCCCCGTGCCGCAGTCATGGCCGCCATCGTGGTCGGGCTGGTCAGCCTGGCCGTGGCCGCCGGGTTGCAATACGGCACATTCCCGCCCGAAGCGGGCCACGGCGTGGCCGGGCTGCTCCACCCGCTCTTCGGCCCCTTCGCGCCCTGGATCATGTCCGGGCTGGTCATGGCCCTGTGCGTGACCACCTACCTGCTCATCGTCGGTGCCGTGGCCCGGCTGGTGGCCCATCTGGCCCGTGACCGCGCCCTGCCCGCCGTCCTCGACACCCGCAACCAACACGGCGTGCCCCATGTGGTCATCGGGCTGTACACCCTGGCCCACCTGGCCCTGATCGCCCTCGTCTCCCTGGGCGCCCTCGACGTGGCGGGCATCGTCACCATCGCCGATGGATTCTTCCTGGCCAACGCCCTGCTCGGCACAATGGCCGCGGCCCGGCTCTTCACCACGCCTCTGCCCCGGACCGTGGCCGGGCTGCTGGCCCTGGCCGTGTTCGCCGTGCTCACCCGCTCGGCCTGGCCCGTGCTCACGGCCATCGTCTGCCTGGGGCTGATCACCACCGTCCGCGCACGCCAAACCGCAAAGCGCCCTGCCCCGAGCCAGGCAGGCCAGGCCCCGTCTTGA
- a CDS encoding LysR family transcriptional regulator, whose protein sequence is MDIRKLQCYLAVAFEGNLTRAAESLYLSQSALSGQIKQLEETLGYPLFVRLARGMALTAEGETLLPYARNAVQALEDFRSRGAGLKSPAASRLIVGLNTDPAFLRMAELARHMRVSVPGVQLSFIVSQSRYTAGALRTGEMHVGFRYGMWGEEGVHDEFVASVTLVIAIPSVMAGRVQPGDWRGLAALPWIYSFRGCPFHVAVRERMSAFGVEPNPVEQTVDENIMRELVAEGMGVAVLREDDGRRLADAGQAVLWPETLQIPLCLSYPAGRGYTAPLREFRDVVRSVWGGERALVA, encoded by the coding sequence ATGGATATCAGGAAATTGCAGTGCTATCTGGCCGTGGCCTTTGAGGGCAACCTGACGCGGGCCGCCGAGTCCCTGTATCTGAGCCAGTCGGCCCTGAGCGGCCAGATCAAGCAGCTGGAGGAGACGCTGGGCTATCCCCTCTTTGTCCGGCTGGCCAGGGGAATGGCCCTGACCGCAGAGGGCGAGACCCTGCTCCCCTATGCCCGCAACGCGGTCCAGGCCCTGGAGGATTTCCGCTCGCGCGGGGCTGGGCTCAAGAGTCCGGCAGCGTCCCGGCTCATCGTGGGACTGAACACGGACCCTGCCTTTTTGCGCATGGCCGAGCTGGCGCGGCACATGCGCGTCTCGGTGCCGGGGGTGCAGCTCTCGTTCATCGTCTCCCAGAGCCGGTACACCGCCGGGGCGCTGCGCACGGGCGAGATGCATGTGGGCTTCCGCTACGGCATGTGGGGCGAGGAGGGGGTCCATGACGAGTTCGTGGCCTCGGTCACGCTGGTCATCGCCATCCCGTCGGTCATGGCTGGCCGGGTGCAGCCGGGCGATTGGCGCGGGCTGGCGGCCCTGCCCTGGATATATTCCTTCAGAGGGTGTCCTTTCCACGTGGCCGTGCGCGAGCGCATGTCCGCTTTTGGCGTGGAGCCCAATCCGGTGGAGCAGACCGTGGACGAGAACATCATGCGCGAGCTGGTGGCCGAGGGCATGGGCGTGGCCGTGCTGCGCGAGGACGACGGCAGGCGGCTGGCCGATGCGGGCCAGGCGGTCCTGTGGCCCGAAACCCTTCAGATTCCCCTGTGCCTCTCCTATCCGGCGGGCCGGGGCTACACCGCGCCGCTGCGCGAGTTCCGTGACGTGGTCCGCTCGGTCTGGGGCGGCGAGCGGGCGCTGGTGGCGTGA
- a CDS encoding polysaccharide deacetylase family protein, which yields MIVKTAVSALWSAPPALLGEAAHRLNALLAGAAPGTEIFFRADDVAAPGEACRRMLETFARHGLPLHLAVTPAWLTPARWDVLRHWAGERDLWCWHQHGWRHVNHQREGRKGEFGADRSLADKRADLARGRERLEAIMGARFSPVFTPPWNRFDAQTAQLLLEAGYVSVSRSDGAQRRVPMPGGLPDIPINVDLHTRRENDPAQGLAALVREFETALASGRVGVMLHHQRMNEAAFTFLDHCLAAVARSGLMFIRLDRP from the coding sequence ATGATCGTCAAAACCGCTGTTTCCGCCCTTTGGTCCGCGCCGCCAGCCCTGCTTGGCGAGGCGGCGCATCGGCTTAATGCGCTCCTGGCCGGGGCCGCGCCGGGCACGGAGATATTCTTCCGCGCCGACGACGTGGCCGCGCCGGGCGAGGCGTGCCGCCGGATGCTGGAGACCTTTGCCCGGCACGGGCTGCCCCTGCATCTGGCCGTGACCCCGGCCTGGCTGACCCCGGCCCGCTGGGACGTGCTGCGGCACTGGGCCGGGGAGCGCGACCTGTGGTGCTGGCACCAGCATGGCTGGCGGCATGTCAACCACCAGCGCGAGGGGCGCAAGGGCGAGTTCGGCGCGGACCGGTCCCTGGCCGACAAGCGGGCCGATCTGGCCAGGGGGCGCGAGCGGCTTGAGGCCATCATGGGGGCGCGGTTCAGCCCGGTCTTCACCCCGCCCTGGAACCGGTTCGACGCCCAGACCGCGCAACTGCTGCTTGAGGCGGGCTATGTGTCCGTGTCGCGCTCGGACGGGGCGCAGCGCAGGGTGCCCATGCCCGGCGGTCTGCCTGATATTCCAATCAACGTGGACCTGCACACCCGGCGCGAGAATGATCCCGCCCAGGGGCTCGCGGCCCTGGTCCGGGAGTTTGAGACCGCCCTGGCCTCGGGCCGGGTGGGGGTGATGCTCCACCACCAGCGCATGAACGAAGCGGCCTTCACCTTTCTCGATCACTGTCTGGCTGCCGTGGCCCGGTCCGGTCTGATGTTCATCCGGCTGGATCGTCCCTGA
- a CDS encoding ABC transporter permease gives MGRPQGRIDRLITLPFSKSVEISFKSLRVRFFRSMITVSSLTLAVSFLAFVLVNLDVATGLLTHGGSHAATVLSAAGYDVDQAGGAVAMSAKERWIVILSLLVCTVGIVNAQLMSVTERFSEIGVMKCLGALDSMILRLFLLEAAMQGLVGALAGALLGCLFSLLTGAVRFGWAAWTDISWAGALGSVGLATLAGCLLSLLGVLYPALLAARMEPIKAIRAEH, from the coding sequence ATGGGCAGGCCGCAGGGACGGATCGACCGGCTCATCACCCTGCCGTTTTCCAAGTCCGTGGAGATCAGCTTCAAGAGCCTCAGGGTCCGATTTTTCCGGTCCATGATCACGGTGTCCAGCCTTACGCTGGCCGTGTCATTTCTCGCCTTTGTCCTGGTCAACCTTGATGTGGCCACGGGCCTGCTGACCCATGGCGGGAGCCATGCGGCCACGGTGCTGTCCGCCGCAGGGTACGACGTGGATCAGGCAGGCGGCGCGGTGGCCATGTCGGCCAAGGAGCGGTGGATCGTCATCCTTTCCCTGCTGGTCTGCACCGTGGGCATCGTCAATGCCCAGCTCATGTCCGTGACCGAGCGGTTCTCGGAGATCGGCGTCATGAAGTGTCTGGGCGCGCTCGATTCCATGATCCTGCGCCTGTTCCTGCTCGAGGCTGCCATGCAGGGGCTGGTGGGCGCGCTGGCCGGGGCTCTTCTGGGCTGCCTGTTTTCGCTGCTCACGGGCGCGGTCCGGTTCGGGTGGGCCGCCTGGACCGACATCTCCTGGGCCGGGGCGCTCGGCTCCGTGGGGCTGGCCACCCTGGCCGGGTGCCTGCTCAGCCTGCTGGGCGTTCTCTATCCCGCGCTGCTGGCCGCGCGCATGGAACCGATCAAGGCCATCCGGGCCGAGCATTAG
- a CDS encoding ABC transporter ATP-binding protein: MTEERRTIVRVVGVTKSFTMGKVEVMALKGVDLEIFSGEYVSIMGPSGSGKSTLFNMIGGLDKPTDGKVFIDEVDISQLDAYELAWLRNRKIGYIFQTFNLIPVMSALENVTLPMTFAGMNSDDAQDKGIELLKLVGLGERFQHKPLELSGGQQQRVAVARSLANDPAIVLADEPTGNLDLTTGEEIIELLRMLSQERGVTIISATHDYKMLNVSDRVIWVRDGVVDRIERREELNITVGGIGGKGNGTAQTGERG, from the coding sequence ATGACCGAAGAACGGCGCACCATTGTCCGCGTTGTGGGCGTGACCAAGAGCTTCACCATGGGCAAGGTCGAGGTCATGGCCCTCAAGGGCGTGGACCTTGAAATATTTTCGGGCGAATACGTGTCCATCATGGGTCCGTCCGGTTCGGGCAAATCGACCCTGTTCAACATGATCGGCGGGCTGGACAAGCCCACGGACGGCAAGGTGTTCATCGACGAGGTGGACATCTCCCAGCTCGACGCCTACGAGCTGGCCTGGCTGCGCAACCGCAAGATCGGCTATATCTTTCAGACCTTCAACCTCATCCCGGTCATGTCCGCCCTGGAAAACGTGACCCTGCCCATGACCTTTGCGGGCATGAACTCGGACGACGCCCAGGACAAGGGCATCGAGCTGCTCAAGCTGGTGGGCCTTGGCGAGCGGTTCCAGCACAAGCCGCTGGAGCTTTCGGGCGGGCAGCAGCAGCGCGTGGCCGTGGCCCGCTCCCTGGCCAACGACCCGGCCATCGTCCTGGCCGACGAGCCTACCGGCAACCTCGACCTGACCACCGGCGAGGAGATCATCGAACTGTTGCGGATGCTCTCTCAGGAGCGCGGGGTGACCATCATTTCCGCCACCCATGACTACAAGATGCTCAACGTGTCGGACCGGGTCATCTGGGTGCGCGACGGCGTGGTGGACCGCATCGAGCGGCGCGAGGAACTGAACATCACCGTGGGCGGCATAGGCGGCAAGGGGAACGGAACAGCCCAGACCGGAGAGAGGGGCTAG